From a single Agrobacterium tumefaciens genomic region:
- a CDS encoding OmpA family protein, giving the protein MLKKNRLLTGVVFPLMSLAIAVEPAAAGFAGAARTQTQMPKLQSPLILAQAQPEGQVAEEQNPEEILRKQRQQAEEAQPQAEPPKQAPEPKPEAAPAEPRPEPQREAQPEPKPEPKREAQPEPQREPQQREARPEPAPAEQPQERPRKPERAQEPQGEGEQRPARQRPEAAPEAAPEAAPAEQQPKERPRKPERAEQPAGEGEARPRKERAKEPAAEQPAARPDNAEQPAKPREKKPQVEEKAPEQKSEPAEKAVPEKKPDAPEPAAKEAPVPTEAPTPARPPAPEAQPNPAPGQQPSEKPAEGQGKAEPAAPVPGTPTPPPPSGATTGQAPAGEPVPNQVAVPQTEAPPMTKEELDKAKAVAKDPSKTADTVILPVDKGAAVLDSDKEVERSGNNQAREQRRREREQAGEVKVPTSDAEAQRAGAAEGKTPPPPVKMEAITSQQGERIDRRPQYERPEGVREWQPREGRPRDRDRDAPIILQFGDRVVVRGDDNQRFIRDGGEPYYERLQGGRVRETVERRDGTQVVTIRNRYGDVIQRSRIDDRGREYVLFYAPELMDDPDRDYVYRDPGLDLPPMRLRIPVRDYIIDTSSDPDRDYYRFLEQPPVEPVERVYSLDEVRYSARIRDKVRRIDLDTITFATGSADIPMAQARSLRKVADAINKALEKNPAETFLIEGHTDAVGSDESNLVLSDERAASVANVLTDVYGIPPENLATQGYGERYLKVQTLGPEQQNRRVTIRRVTPLVKPVAQN; this is encoded by the coding sequence ATGCTGAAGAAGAACAGATTGCTGACGGGGGTGGTTTTCCCCCTCATGTCGCTGGCGATTGCGGTGGAGCCCGCTGCTGCCGGTTTTGCCGGAGCCGCGCGGACGCAGACGCAGATGCCCAAGTTGCAGAGCCCGCTTATTCTGGCGCAGGCGCAACCGGAAGGCCAGGTCGCCGAAGAGCAGAACCCGGAAGAGATTCTGCGCAAACAGCGCCAGCAGGCCGAAGAAGCGCAGCCGCAGGCCGAGCCGCCGAAGCAGGCCCCTGAGCCGAAGCCCGAAGCCGCACCCGCCGAACCGCGCCCCGAGCCGCAACGTGAAGCGCAGCCGGAACCCAAGCCCGAACCCAAGCGTGAAGCACAGCCGGAACCTCAGCGTGAGCCGCAGCAGCGCGAAGCCCGCCCTGAGCCGGCGCCTGCCGAACAGCCGCAGGAACGCCCACGCAAACCGGAGCGGGCACAGGAGCCTCAAGGGGAAGGCGAGCAGCGCCCCGCACGCCAGCGCCCGGAGGCCGCTCCTGAAGCTGCACCCGAGGCAGCGCCGGCCGAACAGCAGCCGAAGGAGCGCCCACGTAAACCTGAGCGCGCGGAACAGCCTGCGGGTGAGGGTGAGGCGCGTCCGCGCAAGGAGCGCGCGAAAGAGCCTGCCGCTGAGCAGCCTGCCGCACGTCCTGATAATGCCGAGCAGCCAGCCAAACCGCGTGAGAAAAAGCCGCAGGTAGAAGAAAAGGCTCCGGAACAGAAATCCGAACCGGCCGAAAAGGCTGTTCCGGAGAAAAAACCTGACGCTCCAGAACCCGCCGCGAAGGAAGCGCCTGTTCCGACGGAAGCGCCGACACCTGCACGTCCGCCGGCGCCGGAGGCGCAGCCCAACCCCGCACCCGGCCAGCAGCCTTCCGAAAAACCGGCCGAAGGTCAGGGCAAAGCCGAGCCTGCAGCGCCGGTGCCGGGCACCCCGACGCCCCCGCCGCCAAGCGGCGCCACGACCGGACAGGCGCCTGCCGGTGAGCCCGTTCCCAACCAGGTTGCTGTTCCGCAGACGGAAGCACCGCCCATGACGAAGGAAGAATTGGACAAGGCCAAGGCGGTTGCCAAGGACCCGTCCAAGACCGCCGACACCGTCATCCTGCCGGTCGACAAGGGTGCGGCCGTTCTCGACAGTGATAAGGAAGTGGAGCGCTCCGGCAACAATCAGGCCCGAGAGCAACGCCGCCGCGAGCGTGAACAGGCCGGTGAGGTGAAGGTGCCTACCTCGGACGCCGAGGCGCAGCGCGCCGGTGCCGCTGAAGGCAAGACCCCGCCGCCGCCCGTGAAAATGGAGGCGATCACCTCCCAGCAGGGTGAGCGCATCGACCGCCGTCCGCAATATGAGCGGCCGGAAGGCGTGCGCGAGTGGCAGCCACGTGAGGGCCGCCCGCGTGACCGGGATCGCGATGCGCCGATCATCCTGCAATTCGGCGATCGTGTCGTCGTGCGTGGCGATGACAACCAGCGCTTCATCCGTGATGGCGGCGAGCCCTATTACGAGCGTCTGCAGGGCGGTCGTGTGCGCGAAACCGTCGAGCGTCGTGATGGTACGCAGGTGGTGACGATCCGCAATCGTTATGGCGACGTGATCCAGCGCTCGCGCATCGATGATCGCGGCCGGGAATATGTGCTGTTCTATGCGCCCGAGCTGATGGACGATCCAGACCGCGATTATGTCTATCGTGATCCGGGCCTCGACCTGCCGCCGATGCGCCTGCGTATTCCCGTTCGTGACTACATCATCGACACGTCGAGCGATCCGGACCGCGATTATTACCGCTTCCTCGAGCAGCCGCCGGTCGAACCCGTGGAGCGTGTCTATTCGCTGGATGAAGTACGCTATTCGGCCCGTATCCGCGACAAGGTGCGCCGTATCGACCTCGATACGATCACCTTTGCCACCGGCAGCGCCGACATTCCGATGGCGCAGGCTCGCTCACTGCGCAAGGTGGCCGATGCGATCAACAAGGCGCTGGAAAAGAACCCGGCGGAAACCTTCCTGATCGAAGGCCATACCGATGCCGTCGGCTCCGATGAAAGCAACCTCGTTCTTTCCGACGAGCGCGCCGCTTCCGTTGCCAATGTGCTGACCGATGTCTACGGCATTCCGCCGGAAAACCTCGCGACGCAGGGTTATGGCGAGCGTTACCTGAAGGTCCAGACACTCGGTCCGGAACAGCAGAACCGCCGCGTCACCATCCGCCGCGTGACGCCGCTGGTGAAGCCGGTCGCCCAGAACTGA
- a CDS encoding ABC transporter substrate-binding protein has protein sequence MPISTRLLAAASIAAISLFSGAALAQDKIVIGTEGAYPPFNNLEADGTLTGFDIDIAKAMCEQMKAECTFVTNDWDGIIPALQAKKFDAIIASMSITPERLEKVDFSKKYYNTPPAIAVPKDSPIKSLDDLKGKSLGAQGSTTHSNYAEKHFPDADVKMYPTADEYKLDIANGRIDAVIDDIVVLSEWLKTDAGACCKILTPLKVDVEINGNGAGVAVRKGDTALADKFTAAIAGIRASGKYQEINKKYFDFDVYGE, from the coding sequence ATGCCTATTTCCACCCGTCTGCTCGCAGCCGCATCGATTGCCGCCATCTCGCTGTTTTCAGGCGCAGCCCTTGCGCAGGACAAGATCGTCATCGGCACCGAAGGCGCCTATCCGCCCTTCAACAATCTTGAAGCCGACGGCACGCTGACCGGCTTCGACATCGACATCGCCAAGGCGATGTGCGAACAAATGAAGGCTGAGTGCACCTTCGTCACCAATGACTGGGACGGCATCATTCCCGCCCTTCAGGCCAAGAAGTTCGACGCCATCATCGCGTCCATGTCGATCACGCCCGAGCGTCTCGAGAAGGTCGACTTCTCCAAGAAATATTACAACACCCCGCCGGCCATCGCCGTGCCGAAGGATTCGCCGATCAAGTCCCTCGACGACCTGAAGGGCAAGTCGCTCGGCGCACAGGGTTCCACCACCCACTCCAACTACGCCGAAAAGCACTTTCCGGATGCCGACGTGAAGATGTATCCGACCGCCGATGAATATAAGCTCGATATCGCCAATGGCCGTATCGACGCCGTCATCGACGATATCGTCGTGCTTTCGGAATGGCTGAAGACGGATGCCGGCGCCTGCTGCAAGATCCTGACGCCGCTCAAGGTCGATGTCGAGATCAACGGCAATGGCGCAGGCGTTGCGGTGCGCAAGGGTGACACGGCGCTCGCCGATAAATTCACGGCTGCCATCGCCGGTATCCGCGCCAGCGGCAAGTACCAGGAGATCAATAAAAAATACTTCGATTTCGACGTTTACGGCGAGTAA